The following nucleotide sequence is from bacterium.
TAGGAACTGCTCCAGAGGAACTTGTTGATCGGCAGCCAGGGGTGCCAGATCCAGGCAATCACCGACGAGACCACGCCCCAGAGCACAAGGCGGCGCACTTTCGCCATTCCGTCCAGGGGTGAGCGCAGAAGGTGGCCGGCCAGCACTCCGGCCAGGGTCGAGGCGATGGAAGGGAGAGTCCCCAGGATGCCCAGGTAGTCGCCGCCGGCGTAGCCGTTGTGAAAGCCCGGCAGGAACAGGCGGTCCACGTAGCTGGAGAGGTTGCCCTCCGGGGTGATCACGCCGGCGCCGAAACCCGGCACCGGGACCAGGGCCATCAATGCCCAGTAAATGAGCAGCAGCGCCGCCCCGGTCACGGCTTGCCCGCGCCAGCCCGTGCGCAGCATAAGCAGGCCGCAGAGCAGGTAGCACCAGGCGATCCGGTGCAGCACGCCGGTGTGGCGCATTTCAGAGAACCGTGGGAAGTCGAGCAATCCATTGAAAATATAGCCCAGGACAATCAGGGTCAGGAAGCGCTTGAGGATATGTCCCGCAATTTCGCGCCGGCTCTGGCCGCGCTCCAGGCGTCGGCTGATCGCGAACGGCATGCTCGTGCCCACGATGAACAGAAAGAGCGGGTAGATCAGGTCGTAGAAAGTGAAACCGTTCCAGGCGCAGTGCTCGAACTGACCTGTCAGCGCCAGCGCCCAGGGCGCGCCGATCAGCCGCAGGAACGCCACGGCCACCGTGTCCCCGCCGATGATCCAGAACATGTCGAACCCGCGCAGTGCATCCAGCGACAGAATCCTGCCCCCGGCTGGGGCATTGCCGGTCTTCCCGTCCATCGGCCCGACTCCTCGGCTATGGTGCCGTGTAAGCGTATCAGGAGCAATCTTGAACCAGGCAAAAGATCACAAAGAAAATACGCCACCTTTGCTCCACCGCAAGTACATTGACACCTCTGGAGTTCACCCGGTCCGGCCGGCCTCGGTACGATATTTGCCTGTTCCCTTGTTCCAGCCAGACCGGTTTCGATTGACAAGGCACTGGAAATCATTTAAATAATCTGCGAACCGACAATTCCCACCCCTCTACGGAGCCTGTGAATGCCGAAGATGAGTCTGATCGCCGAGCTGTGGGATTTCCTGAGGCACCAGAAAAAATGGTGGCTCACCCCCATAGTTGTCGTGCTGCTGCTGCTGAGCGTGCTGATAATTTTTGCCGAGAGTTCGGTGCTGTCGCCCTTCATCTACACTCTATTTTAAGCGGAGAGCACGTTTTGCCGACAACCATTCTCGGAATATCGGCGTTCTACCACGACAGCGCCGCCTGCCTGGTGCGCGATGGGGAACTGATCGCCGCGGCCCAGGAGGAGCGTTTCACCCGGGTCAAGCACGATTTCTCGTTCCCAGCCAACGCGGTCGGCTACTGCCTGGCTGAGGCGGGCCTGAGCGTGGAGCAGCTCGATCTGGTGGCGTTCTACGACAAGCCGTTCCTCAAGTTCGAGCGTATCCTCGAAACCTACCTGGCCTACGCCCCGGCCGGTGTCCGTTCCTGGCTGCAGGCCGTGCCGTTGTGGCTCAAGCAGAAACTGTTCCTGGGCGAGACCATACGCCGCGAGCTGGGTTACGAGGGCAAGATAGTCTTCCCCGAGCACCACGAGTCGCACGCCGCCAGCGCGTTCTACCCCTCGCCCTACAATGAGGCCGCAATCCTGACTATCGACGGCGTGGGCGAGTGGGCCACCACTACCTACGGGGTGGGCCGGGGCAACGGGATCGAGCTGCTGGCCGAGATCCGTTTCCCCCACTCGCTGGGCCTTCTCTACAGCGCGTTCACCTATTTCACCGGCTTCAAGGTCAACTCCGGCGAGTACAAGCTGATGGGACTGGCCCCCTACGGCGAGCCGGTGTACGAGGATATTATCCGCCGTGAGCTGATCGACATCAAGCCGGACGGCTCGTTCAAGCTCAACCTGGACTATTTCGACTACTGCGCCGGGCTGCGCATGACAAACAGCCGTTTCGACAAGCTGTTCGGCGGGCCGCCGCGCAAGAGCGAGTCGCCCATAACCAAACGCGAAATGGACCTGGCCCGCTCGATCCAGGCTGTCACCGAGGAGGTGATCCTGCGCATGGGCCGTCATGTGCACGGCCGCACGGGGATGAAAAACCTCTGCCTGGCCGGGGGGGTGGCGCTCAACTGCGTGGCCAACGGGCGCCTGCTCAAGGAGGGCCCCTTCGAGTCGATCTGGATCCAGCCCGCGGCCGGGGATGCCGGCGGCGCGGTGGGCGCGGCCCTGTTCGCCTGGCACCGCTACCTGGGTAAGGCCCGCACGGCGGATGGTGTCCACGACAGCCAGAGCGGCAGCTACCTGGGGCCGGAATTCAAGACAGCTCAGGTGGAGGCTTTCCTCAAGGAGAACAACTATCCCTACGCCCGTGTCCCGGCCGAGCTGCTGCCGGCGAAAGTGGCCGCGCTGATCGACAGCCAGAAAGTGATCGGCCTGCTGCAGGGGCGCATGGAATTCGGCCCGCGCGCCCTGGGCGGGCGCAGTATCATCGGGGATGCCCGCTCGCCCGAGATGCAGCGGGTGATGAACCTCAAAATAAAGTTCCGCGAGTCGTTCCGTCCTTTCGCCCCCTCGGTGCTGCGCGAGGACGTGGCCGAGTATTTCGATTTCGGGTGCGAGAGCCCCTACATGCTGCTGGTCGGCCAGGTGCGCGAGGACAAGCTCGTGCTGGGCGGCTCGGACGGCAAGACAAGCGGGCTGGAGAAAGTGAACCAGGTGCGCTCCGTGGTCCCGGCGATCACGCATGTCGATAACTCCGCCCGGGTCCAGACCGTGGAGCGCAGCCATAGCCCGCTCTACTACGATATCATCAGCGAGTTCAAGAAACGCACCGGCTGCCCGGTGATTATCAACACCTCGTTCAACGTGCGCGGCGAGCCGATTGTCTGCACGCCCGAGGACGCCTACCGCTGTTTCATGCGCACGAACATGGACTACCTGGTCCTGGGCGACTGCCTGCTGGACAAACGCG
It contains:
- a CDS encoding carbamoyltransferase, which translates into the protein MPTTILGISAFYHDSAACLVRDGELIAAAQEERFTRVKHDFSFPANAVGYCLAEAGLSVEQLDLVAFYDKPFLKFERILETYLAYAPAGVRSWLQAVPLWLKQKLFLGETIRRELGYEGKIVFPEHHESHAASAFYPSPYNEAAILTIDGVGEWATTTYGVGRGNGIELLAEIRFPHSLGLLYSAFTYFTGFKVNSGEYKLMGLAPYGEPVYEDIIRRELIDIKPDGSFKLNLDYFDYCAGLRMTNSRFDKLFGGPPRKSESPITKREMDLARSIQAVTEEVILRMGRHVHGRTGMKNLCLAGGVALNCVANGRLLKEGPFESIWIQPAAGDAGGAVGAALFAWHRYLGKARTADGVHDSQSGSYLGPEFKTAQVEAFLKENNYPYARVPAELLPAKVAALIDSQKVIGLLQGRMEFGPRALGGRSIIGDARSPEMQRVMNLKIKFRESFRPFAPSVLREDVAEYFDFGCESPYMLLVGQVREDKLVLGGSDGKTSGLEKVNQVRSVVPAITHVDNSARVQTVERSHSPLYYDIISEFKKRTGCPVIINTSFNVRGEPIVCTPEDAYRCFMRTNMDYLVLGDCLLDKREQPEWPESDEWKTSIVPD
- a CDS encoding DUF5989 family protein, giving the protein MSLIAELWDFLRHQKKWWLTPIVVVLLLLSVLIIFAESSVLSPFIYTLF
- a CDS encoding DUF5009 domain-containing protein; translation: MDGKTGNAPAGGRILSLDALRGFDMFWIIGGDTVAVAFLRLIGAPWALALTGQFEHCAWNGFTFYDLIYPLFLFIVGTSMPFAISRRLERGQSRREIAGHILKRFLTLIVLGYIFNGLLDFPRFSEMRHTGVLHRIAWCYLLCGLLMLRTGWRGQAVTGAALLLIYWALMALVPVPGFGAGVITPEGNLSSYVDRLFLPGFHNGYAGGDYLGILGTLPSIASTLAGVLAGHLLRSPLDGMAKVRRLVLWGVVSSVIAWIWHPWLPINKFLWSSSYTLYGAGLSALLLALFYWVIDLRGLSRWAFPFVVIGLNPITIYVAQRLFNFGSLADIFIHGFVNHLGDIQPLFYAACVLTVKWLVLYFLYRQKIFLKA